One part of the Sorangiineae bacterium MSr11954 genome encodes these proteins:
- a CDS encoding SNF2-related protein: MTTMRMKRTLSSPAKPRSNASSSSKSGSAGSSRSKGALSSSSSNPSGRAYVLDVPFAMRAVAMASGARWDAERNVFLYRGDALPAALGPFHPAAYSWEARIQRELDLESGHGTARPTQPAGKPRASGDGNTAGAITLRPHQSDAVRAILAAHAAERPGFLLADDVGLGKTITAWEAIRRLPGMHTVLIVCPLAVVAHWRRTIEAMGDAGKDIVLLNYERLGKLFEVSPEARKKIRSKKGLARSGKASDFDVIVWDESHRCKNPAAARSKLAAKLVGSSEFCLWLSATAGQNPLELSYLAPLLASVTGSRATDLKDFEGWCQEQGLGLSRGAYGRWEWRGDAGDCAKVRAMLFDARKGAPAAGIRRRPEDIAGWPEINRILTPIELDGEARELYTQAWTEFRREMDLAPRGRDPKSALAATLRLRQKSSLIRAAGTVELARELLDNGHQVAISVAFMETLGSLREAFEAEKITCAAIYGGIPAQAREEERLRFQRGKAQVVLFTVEEGISLHQGEHVDVARSEIIHDLRWSAIQMAQIEGRCHRDGRFAQVYWAYADDTIEDRIARIVARRIQSMKEMVGDDVETLREIERLLLEARPDDRTEGASRS, from the coding sequence ATGACCACGATGCGCATGAAGCGCACGCTCTCCTCCCCGGCAAAACCCCGCAGCAACGCGAGCAGCTCTAGCAAGTCTGGAAGCGCTGGGAGCTCGAGGTCGAAGGGCGCGCTCTCCTCTTCGAGCTCGAACCCGAGCGGCCGGGCCTACGTCCTCGACGTTCCCTTTGCCATGCGCGCGGTGGCCATGGCCAGCGGTGCCCGCTGGGACGCGGAACGCAACGTCTTTCTTTACCGCGGCGACGCGCTGCCCGCGGCGCTCGGCCCCTTCCACCCCGCCGCGTACTCGTGGGAAGCGCGCATCCAGCGCGAGCTCGACCTCGAAAGCGGCCACGGTACCGCGCGGCCCACCCAGCCCGCCGGCAAGCCGCGCGCATCCGGCGACGGCAACACGGCCGGTGCCATCACCCTGCGCCCGCACCAATCCGACGCGGTACGCGCGATCCTCGCAGCGCACGCCGCGGAGAGGCCCGGATTTCTTCTGGCCGACGACGTGGGCCTCGGCAAGACGATCACCGCCTGGGAAGCGATCCGCCGCCTGCCGGGGATGCACACGGTGCTCATCGTATGCCCGCTGGCCGTGGTGGCGCATTGGCGGCGCACCATCGAGGCGATGGGCGATGCAGGCAAGGACATCGTGCTGCTCAACTACGAGCGCTTGGGCAAGCTGTTCGAGGTGAGCCCGGAGGCGCGCAAGAAGATCCGATCCAAGAAGGGGCTCGCGCGATCGGGAAAGGCCAGCGACTTCGACGTCATCGTCTGGGACGAGAGCCACCGCTGCAAAAACCCCGCGGCCGCCCGCTCCAAGCTGGCGGCGAAGCTCGTCGGCAGCTCGGAGTTTTGCCTCTGGCTCTCGGCCACCGCCGGCCAGAACCCCCTCGAGCTCTCGTACCTCGCGCCGCTGCTCGCCAGCGTCACCGGGAGCCGCGCCACGGACCTCAAGGACTTCGAAGGGTGGTGCCAGGAGCAGGGGCTCGGTCTCTCGCGCGGAGCGTACGGCCGCTGGGAGTGGCGCGGCGACGCAGGCGACTGCGCCAAGGTGCGCGCGATGCTCTTCGACGCGCGCAAAGGCGCCCCCGCCGCGGGCATCCGCCGCCGGCCCGAGGACATCGCGGGGTGGCCGGAGATTAATCGCATCCTGACCCCCATCGAGCTCGATGGCGAGGCGCGTGAGCTCTACACGCAAGCGTGGACCGAGTTTCGACGCGAGATGGATCTCGCGCCGCGCGGGCGCGATCCCAAATCTGCGCTGGCCGCCACCTTGCGATTGCGCCAGAAGAGCTCCCTCATCCGCGCGGCGGGCACCGTGGAGCTCGCGCGCGAGCTGCTCGACAACGGGCACCAAGTCGCCATCTCGGTCGCCTTCATGGAGACGCTCGGCTCCCTCCGCGAGGCCTTCGAGGCGGAGAAGATCACGTGCGCCGCCATCTACGGCGGCATCCCTGCGCAGGCGCGCGAGGAGGAGCGCCTTCGCTTTCAGCGTGGAAAGGCGCAGGTCGTGCTCTTCACGGTGGAAGAGGGGATCTCGCTGCACCAGGGCGAGCACGTGGACGTGGCCCGCTCCGAGATCATCCACGATCTGCGCTGGTCAGCCATTCAGATGGCGCAGATCGAAGGGCGCTGCCATCGCGATGGGCGCTTTGCGCAAGTGTATTGGGCCTACGCCGACGATACGATCGAGGACCGCATCGCCCGCATCGTCGCGCGCCGCATTCAGTCGATGAAAGAGATGGTCGGCGACGACGTCGAGACGTTGCGCGAAATCGAGCGCCTTCTGCTCGAAGCCCGCCCCGACGATCGCACCGAGGGCGCTTCGCGCAGCTGA
- a CDS encoding HEAT repeat domain-containing protein, which yields MQGNDFDVEEGNFKKGAFKPIAIGLGALAVLGGAVFAVLAAKGQSEKLGVKEIAAERKHIYVLAKQEAIPKWRAWAARNDVPALQQEAFAELAWAHDPTGLELIIKGLASDDHRVRGTAAQAILEYGSPAADSAKPALLKALQEADSSDKPQISWALATLHEASAFEAVLAEYRLGHLSKVQRLDGVPAFDPELLASMVPLEKLASYAADESESVRQLIATVLSRTGDAKWTSVLIKLVKDPSIEVAREAAVGLGRIGSEDAVGPLLDALSRADKPSRGKFLEALRDGVGAKGLILAIKSVSHDNPEREKAQTRQLFDMMKELSDPRGGDMLVQYIATNPKPHWKTEAALRLAEIGDARAATTLGWRLKQDPLKLYNKVDDPELVRDDNERVVAARMLADLAVLHPDKRNDILSVAEDGAIFWTTDLPQPHANGMRFLAAAGSARGLTLLRKWGDPRDPLPKEGQQDFPPTWATAQSALRYLGMTKDPSSWGILERQLNRKPPKIDTTMDALMQGGLAVLGMTLRGLGVGASDGFAEWGDARAYSLLTKYIENSENNEQSRLEACFALSWVATDDQLGEVVKKVHDFNKPDPKSSLIRACYLETLVHRPVPAATRGLVPLLNPDMSMEVRHQAARAIGFGGVAPEVAKQLEAKLGDPNTRSDAVLALLIGGDTETATHAVASYNDVNAEALEEIKDIYNRSFGYWSDKNYEKGDLARWIRNAEACAHVKVNGALQDWPKLILSRALQGVEADNGPHSVTRVNLRVRLIRDARGSDPVKREDAILVLKFMKEKGVLLALRGEPAPLGDLARQAFFEVMNPKATDERIPEAVKAANEKGTAR from the coding sequence CGCGCTCCAGCAGGAGGCGTTCGCGGAGCTCGCGTGGGCGCACGATCCCACGGGGCTCGAGCTGATCATCAAGGGCCTCGCCTCCGACGATCACCGGGTGCGCGGTACGGCGGCGCAGGCCATCCTCGAATACGGCTCCCCCGCGGCCGACTCGGCCAAGCCGGCCTTGCTCAAGGCGCTGCAAGAAGCCGACAGCAGCGACAAACCACAAATTTCCTGGGCCCTGGCCACCCTTCACGAGGCGAGCGCCTTCGAGGCGGTGCTCGCCGAATACCGCTTGGGGCACCTCTCCAAGGTGCAGCGCCTGGACGGCGTTCCCGCCTTCGATCCGGAGCTTTTGGCCAGCATGGTGCCGCTGGAGAAGCTGGCCAGCTACGCCGCCGACGAGAGCGAGAGCGTGCGCCAGCTCATCGCCACCGTGCTCTCGCGCACGGGCGACGCCAAGTGGACCTCCGTGCTCATCAAGCTCGTGAAAGACCCGTCGATCGAGGTCGCCCGCGAGGCCGCCGTCGGCTTGGGCCGCATCGGCAGCGAGGACGCCGTCGGCCCGCTGCTCGACGCGCTCTCGCGCGCCGACAAACCGTCGCGCGGGAAATTTCTCGAGGCACTGCGCGATGGCGTCGGCGCCAAGGGGCTCATTTTGGCCATCAAGAGCGTCTCGCACGACAACCCCGAGCGCGAAAAGGCGCAGACGCGGCAGCTCTTCGACATGATGAAGGAGCTCTCCGACCCGCGCGGCGGCGACATGCTCGTGCAGTACATCGCCACCAACCCCAAGCCGCACTGGAAGACGGAGGCCGCGCTCCGCCTGGCCGAGATTGGCGATGCGCGGGCTGCCACCACCCTCGGCTGGCGCCTTAAGCAAGATCCGCTCAAACTCTACAACAAGGTCGACGATCCGGAGCTGGTGCGCGACGACAACGAGCGGGTGGTGGCCGCGCGCATGCTGGCCGATTTGGCGGTGCTCCACCCGGACAAGCGCAACGACATTCTCTCGGTGGCGGAGGATGGCGCCATCTTCTGGACCACCGATCTGCCGCAGCCCCACGCCAACGGCATGCGCTTCTTGGCGGCGGCCGGCTCTGCGCGCGGATTGACCTTGCTGCGCAAGTGGGGCGATCCGAGGGATCCGCTCCCGAAGGAGGGGCAGCAAGATTTTCCCCCCACGTGGGCGACGGCGCAGAGCGCGCTCCGCTACTTGGGTATGACGAAGGATCCCTCGAGCTGGGGCATCTTGGAGCGGCAGCTCAATCGCAAGCCGCCCAAGATCGACACCACGATGGATGCGCTCATGCAAGGCGGCCTCGCCGTTCTCGGCATGACCTTGCGCGGCCTTGGTGTGGGCGCCTCCGACGGCTTCGCCGAATGGGGTGACGCGCGCGCCTACTCGCTGCTCACGAAGTACATCGAGAACTCCGAGAACAACGAGCAGTCGCGCCTGGAAGCATGCTTTGCGCTCTCGTGGGTGGCGACCGACGACCAGCTCGGCGAGGTGGTGAAGAAGGTTCACGACTTCAACAAGCCGGATCCCAAGAGCTCGCTCATCCGCGCTTGCTACTTGGAGACCTTGGTGCACCGTCCGGTGCCCGCGGCCACGCGCGGCCTCGTGCCCTTGCTGAACCCGGACATGTCGATGGAGGTGAGGCATCAAGCCGCGCGCGCCATCGGGTTCGGGGGCGTGGCGCCCGAAGTCGCCAAGCAACTCGAGGCCAAGCTGGGCGATCCCAACACGCGAAGCGACGCCGTGCTCGCGCTGCTCATCGGCGGCGATACGGAGACCGCGACCCACGCCGTGGCCTCGTACAACGACGTGAACGCGGAGGCGCTCGAGGAGATCAAGGACATCTACAATCGGTCCTTCGGGTACTGGAGCGACAAGAACTACGAAAAGGGAGATCTCGCCCGCTGGATCCGAAACGCCGAGGCGTGCGCGCACGTGAAGGTGAACGGCGCGCTGCAGGATTGGCCGAAGTTGATCCTCTCGCGCGCCCTGCAAGGCGTGGAGGCCGACAACGGTCCGCACTCGGTGACGCGCGTCAACCTTCGCGTGCGCTTGATCCGCGACGCGCGCGGCTCGGACCCCGTGAAGCGCGAGGACGCGATCCTCGTCCTGAAGTTCATGAAGGAGAAAGGCGTGCTCCTCGCGCTCCGCGGCGAGCCCGCGCCCCTCGGCGATCTAGCGCGCCAGGCGTTCTTCGAGGTGATGAACCCGAAGGCCACCGACGAGCGGATCCCGGAGGCCGTCAAGGCCGCCAACGAGAAGGGCACCGCACGTTGA